From the Nodularia sp. NIES-3585 genome, one window contains:
- a CDS encoding DUF3611 family protein translates to MEPETQTRSLATSHHNRNRIPKIAHQIRLTGWVLLWVQLALALVSGLLLLFASTGRNFANQPNPGLGIGVIWAIIGILLLLFSVFWDFRYTRIGRRLGNINPTLHPSKADTTRAIRMGILVSLIGILITILGAGISVSVLIAKAVSQPPGVAITDPNKIIRALDVFIVVANINGIAAHFVGTVASIWLLEKVHQH, encoded by the coding sequence ATGGAACCAGAAACACAAACGCGATCGCTAGCAACATCACACCATAATAGAAATAGAATACCTAAAATTGCCCATCAAATTCGTCTCACAGGGTGGGTTCTGTTGTGGGTACAATTGGCATTAGCGCTGGTTTCTGGCTTATTGTTATTATTTGCTTCTACTGGTCGTAATTTTGCTAACCAACCGAATCCAGGCTTAGGAATTGGTGTAATTTGGGCTATAATTGGGATTTTATTATTACTCTTTAGCGTATTTTGGGATTTTCGTTACACCCGCATAGGTAGACGATTAGGCAATATTAATCCTACTCTGCATCCTAGTAAAGCCGATACAACCAGAGCCATCCGCATGGGTATTCTAGTGAGTTTAATAGGAATACTCATCACCATTTTAGGCGCAGGAATCAGCGTCAGTGTGTTAATAGCAAAAGCTGTATCCCAACCCCCTGGAGTCGCAATTACTGACCCCAACAAGATTATTCGAGCGCTGGATGTGTTCATAGTAGTAGCTAACATCAATGGTATTGCGGCTCATTTTGTTGGTACGGTGGCTTCTATTTGGTTACTAGAAAAAGTGCATCAACATTGA